The region CCCGTGCCGGTTCCGTAAGGACAGCCGCCTTGGATAACGAAATTCGGTATAACGCGGTGGAAATTTAGCCCGTCATAAAATCCGTCGTTTGCCAAAGTAGCGAAATTCATAACCGTTTGAGGCGTTTCTTCGCCAAAAAGCTCAAGTTTTATATCGCCTTTTTCGGTATGGATAACAGCAAATTTAAATTTTGCCAACTCGTCTTGATTGATCTCGTAAATTTTTAACTCGTCATTTCTCATTTTTTTCCTTTATTCTATATTTGTATAAACGGCTTGCACGTCATCATCGTCTTCAAGCTTGTCAAGAAGCTTTTCTACCTCTTGCATCTCTTCTTCACTTAAGCTTATCGGCGAATTTGCGATGTACTGCAAGCTTGCCTTTTTGCTCTCAAGCCCAAGCTTTTCTATACCCTCGTGAAGCGTGCCAAAGCTTGTATAATCTCCGTATATGTAAAGCGTATCGCCTTCGCTTTCAAGCTCGGTAAGTCCGAAATCAATTAGTTCTAGCTCAATCTCATCAGGCTCGATTTGAGGCATATTGAGCTCAAAGACGCTCTTTCTAGTAAACATAAAGCTTAAACTTCCGCTTGGAAGCACCTCTCCGCCGTTTTTGCTAAATATCGCCTTGACGTTTGCAACAGTTCTGGTAGGATTATCAGTGGCGCATTCTACGATTATTTGCACTCCGTGAGCGGCTTTTCCGTCGTAAAATATAGTCTTGATATCGGCGCTATCTTTGCCGTTTGCT is a window of Campylobacter sp. CCUG 57310 DNA encoding:
- a CDS encoding YebC/PmpR family DNA-binding transcriptional regulator yields the protein MGRAFEYRRAAKEARWDKMSKVFPKLAKAITVAAKEGGTDPDMNPKLRAAIAAAKSENMPKDNIDAAIKRANGKDSADIKTIFYDGKAAHGVQIIVECATDNPTRTVANVKAIFSKNGGEVLPSGSLSFMFTRKSVFELNMPQIEPDEIELELIDFGLTELESEGDTLYIYGDYTSFGTLHEGIEKLGLESKKASLQYIANSPISLSEEEMQEVEKLLDKLEDDDDVQAVYTNIE